From Scleropages formosus chromosome 1, fSclFor1.1, whole genome shotgun sequence, a single genomic window includes:
- the LOC114909850 gene encoding uncharacterized protein LOC114909850, with product MVIKAKMAKTFALRRHEVVNLSPRVVDFKDRWPALFNPQQINEEFRRITTLDLEPKFMQMLDQYTPNLLSIFCAKGGALGQTLQDKMVAIHQNPGGVTIDQTREVVIRCLVHYLGEKDDDLIQEYHCAETDFQQDLMHHTMKISVFKRGEQDDISIVLEGAQVVSGLGNVAKACAVLLGLTYALNLSYPKQLRYTFEAFQKLILELDTCKFSPKMQSLKNKLA from the exons ATGGTGATCAaagcaaaaatggcaaaaacttTCGCGCTCAGAAGACATGAAGTTGTCAACCTGTCCCCCAGAGTTGTGGATTTTAAAGACAGATGGCCTGCACTGTTTAACCCCCAGCAG ataaatgaagaattcAGGAGAATTACCACTTTGGATTTAGAGCCAAAATTTATGCAGATGTTGGACCAGTATACCCCAAATCTGTTGAGCATATTTTGTGCCAAAGGAGGAGCACTTGGGCAAACTTTGCAGGACAAAATGGTTGCCATTCATcag AACCCTGGTGGTGTTACTATTGACCAGACAAGAGAAGTTGTCATTCGTTGCTTGGTTCATTACTTGGGTGAAAAGGATGATGATCTCATCCAGGAATACCAT TGCGCCGAAACAGATTTTCAGCAAGATCTCATGCACCACACAATGAAAATTTCTGTCTTTAAGAGGGGTGAGCAGGATGACATCAGCATTGTCTTGGAGGGTGCCCAAGTAGTGAGTGGTTTAGGAAATGTGGCTAAAGCTTGTGCCGTTCTTCTTGGCCTCACTTATGCTCTAAATCTGAGCTACCCTAAACAGCTCAGGTATACATTTGAAGCATTTCAAAAGCTCATCTTAGAGTTGGACACTTGTAAGTTTTCACCCAAAATGCAGTCTCTTAAGAATAAGCTTGCTTAA